A genomic segment from Nicotiana sylvestris chromosome 1, ASM39365v2, whole genome shotgun sequence encodes:
- the LOC104229674 gene encoding protein REVERSION-TO-ETHYLENE SENSITIVITY1-like isoform X2: MFPGRFPMMDVNPRYVVERDNALQRIQHDLWPLDEIDPKKEKFPCCLVWTPLPVVSWLAPFVGHVGICREDGTVVDFSGSNMITVGNLSYGAVARYYQLDRRQGYQHAEFGTAVSWDDALHSSTLSFEHRNFNPFTCNDHSFVADCLNRLSYGGSMNWNMVNVGVLVLSKGQWVNGSSILRSFMPFIVMVCFGHLMVGWQFLIGILSFFLLVAGWYILATYCFNNLIEY; the protein is encoded by the exons ATGTTTCCAGGAAGATTTCCTATGATGGATGTAAATCCTAGGTATGTGGTTGAAAGGGATAATGCTTTGCAAAGAATTCAGCATGACTTGTGGCCACTGGACGAAATTGATCCAAAGAAAGAAAAGTTCCCTTGTTGCCTTGTTTGGACTCCTCTCCCTGTGGTTTCTTGGCTTGCACCTTTCGTCGGACATGTTGGCATATGCAGGGAGGATGGTACTGTTGTAGATTTTTCTGGATCCAACATGATTACTGTTGGTAATCTCTCATATGGAGCTGTAGCCAGATACTATCAGCTAGATAGACGGCAG GGTTATCAACATGCAGAATTTGGGACAGCAGTAAGTTGGGATGATGCTCTTCACTCTTCTACGCTCAGCTTTGAGCATAGAAATTTCAACCCTTTCACTTGCAACGATCACTCATTTGTCGCTGATTGCCTGAACCGGCTATCCTATGGAGGATCAATGAATTGGAACATGGTTAATGTTGGAGTTCTTGTACTGTCCAAGGGGCAGTGGGTTAATGGCTCATCAATCTTAAGATCATTTATGCCTTTCATTGTCATGGTTTGCTTCGGACATTTAATGGTCGGGTGGCAGTTTCTGATTGGTATATTGAGCTTTTTTCTTCTTGTTGCTGGATGGTATATCTTGGCAACTTACTGTTTCAACAATCTGATTGAATATTAG
- the LOC104229675 gene encoding uncharacterized protein, producing the protein MGPELENKQNADMILEASAKKENGTDSKELEASHASNYEHCTSLVEQVKGVHGSEDDEIDITECTRPANNLLVESDKEELTESSSSFESISSEAENCCTTLSDAECTSEYNGDATSRLAFSGFGDIFRMTRKKVTPHWRDFVQPLRQRCKLIELKLHMLQSRARKYEKQMGDIKCQMQLQLGSVELEGLGSKSLPFSCNSLRDKVVKRKKRRRTEDTLDIAAYMSHHPLFSFFEKRNSIADGSFPDNELGKIAICSDKNNADDEFEIQDDLHQRPADGDTSLEKILRNIGVLQSQVIQLKTRLDKVTSENAGVFSSTDDLKSLLPCNALASSARSSASLPDNRVKMPVESCDVVSQLISEYNMTVPVSAASGRGKAVNISDMNESKDRSFLLDTNTNPEDGVLIYYQRMKEEMTNFEEFKIHSVEKPQVLETVQKGTVPTSPPDPDLALDDQPAPKIRSISRLTAPKSKKKKARRRAGRRNY; encoded by the exons ATGGGACCTGAATTAGAGAACAAGCAAAACGCAGACATGATTTTGGAGGCTTCTGCAAAGAAGGAGAACGGAACTGATTCTAAAGAACTTGAAGCTAGTCATGCAAGCAACTATGAACACTGTACCTCATTGGTTGAACAAGTAAAGGGAGTCCATGGCAGTGAGGATGATGAAATTGATATTACAGAATGTACAAGACCAGCTAATAATTTGCTGGTGGAATCAGACAAGGAAGAATTGACAGAGAGTTCAAGTTCTTTTGAGAGTATTTCTTCTGAAGCAGAGAATTGCTGCACAACATTGAGTGATGCTGAGTGTACATCCGAATACAACGGTGACGCTACATCGCGACTAGCATTTAGTGGATTTGGTGACATATTTAGGATGAC GAGGAAAAAGGTGACCCCTCACTGGAGAGACTTTGTACAACCTCTTAGGCAGCGATGCAAGTTGATTGAATTGAAACTCCATATGCTTCAGTCTCGAGCTCGAAAATATGAGAAACAAATGGGGGATATCAAGTGTCAGATGCAACTTCAGCTGGGAAGTGTTGAATTGGAAGGTTTAGGTTCGAAGTCACTTCCATTTTCTTGTAATAGTTTAAGAGATAAGGTTGTGaagagaaagaagagaagaagaactGAAGACACACTGGATATAGCAGCTTATATGTCTCATCAtcccttgttttctttctttg AAAAGAGAAACTCAATTGCTGATGGTTCTTTTCCGGACAATGAGCTGGGAAAAATAG CCATCTGCTCTGACAAGAACAATGCTGATGATGAGTTTGAGATTCAAGATGACTTGCACCAACGGCCTGCCGATGGTGATACTTCCTTGGAGAAAATACTCCGTAACATTGGGGTTCTTCAGTCACAAGTTATCCAGCTTAAAACTAGACTTGACAAGGTAACAAGTGAGAACGCTGGAGTGTTCTCAAGCACTGATGACTTGAAATCACTTCTACCATGTAATGCTTTGGCCAGCTCAGCTCGAAGTTCTGCCTCTCTTCCGGACAATCGGGTCAAAATGCCAGTAGAATCTTGTGATGTTGTATCACAGCTGATATCTGAGTATAATATGACTGTGCCTGTCAGTGCAGCTTCAGGCCGTGGAAAAGCGGTGAACATCTCTGATATGAATGAAAGCAAAGACCGTTCCTTTCTCTTGGATACAAACACCAAT CCTGAAGATGGTGTTCTAATCTACTATCAAAGAATGAAGGAAGAGATGACTAATTTTGAGGAATTCAAGATTCATTCTGTGGAAAAGCCTCAGGTTTTAGAGACAGTGCAGAAGGGTACTGTCCCAACCAGTCCCCCAGATCCAGATCTTGCCCTGGATGATCAACCAGCTCCAAAAATTCGTTCTATTTCCAGGCTTACTGCCCCTAAGAGCAAGAAGAAGAAGGCTCGACGGAGAGCTGGTAGAAGGAATTACTGA
- the LOC104229674 gene encoding protein REVERSION-TO-ETHYLENE SENSITIVITY1-like isoform X1 encodes MFPGRFPMMDVNPRYVVERDNALQRIQHDLWPLDEIDPKKEKFPCCLVWTPLPVVSWLAPFVGHVGICREDGTVVDFSGSNMITVGNLSYGAVARYYQLDRRQCCFPPNLAGHTCKQGYQHAEFGTAVSWDDALHSSTLSFEHRNFNPFTCNDHSFVADCLNRLSYGGSMNWNMVNVGVLVLSKGQWVNGSSILRSFMPFIVMVCFGHLMVGWQFLIGILSFFLLVAGWYILATYCFNNLIEY; translated from the exons ATGTTTCCAGGAAGATTTCCTATGATGGATGTAAATCCTAGGTATGTGGTTGAAAGGGATAATGCTTTGCAAAGAATTCAGCATGACTTGTGGCCACTGGACGAAATTGATCCAAAGAAAGAAAAGTTCCCTTGTTGCCTTGTTTGGACTCCTCTCCCTGTGGTTTCTTGGCTTGCACCTTTCGTCGGACATGTTGGCATATGCAGGGAGGATGGTACTGTTGTAGATTTTTCTGGATCCAACATGATTACTGTTGGTAATCTCTCATATGGAGCTGTAGCCAGATACTATCAGCTAGATAGACGGCAG TGCTGTTTTCCTCCCAACCTTGCTGGACACACATGCAAGCAGGGTTATCAACATGCAGAATTTGGGACAGCAGTAAGTTGGGATGATGCTCTTCACTCTTCTACGCTCAGCTTTGAGCATAGAAATTTCAACCCTTTCACTTGCAACGATCACTCATTTGTCGCTGATTGCCTGAACCGGCTATCCTATGGAGGATCAATGAATTGGAACATGGTTAATGTTGGAGTTCTTGTACTGTCCAAGGGGCAGTGGGTTAATGGCTCATCAATCTTAAGATCATTTATGCCTTTCATTGTCATGGTTTGCTTCGGACATTTAATGGTCGGGTGGCAGTTTCTGATTGGTATATTGAGCTTTTTTCTTCTTGTTGCTGGATGGTATATCTTGGCAACTTACTGTTTCAACAATCTGATTGAATATTAG